The Setaria italica strain Yugu1 chromosome IX, Setaria_italica_v2.0, whole genome shotgun sequence genome has a window encoding:
- the LOC101759189 gene encoding membrane steroid-binding protein 1: MVAMGFAEALQAYTGLTPGAAATILALMLATYLLVSSLFVAPAAPSPAAPPKQREEKEQEGEKDPMPFVYPDPVEVGEVTLEQLRAYDGKDPAKQILIAIRGQVYDVSRGRLFYGPQGPYSLFAGRDATRALALMSFDPNDLTGDLDGLSPDELEVLQDWEEKFKERYPRVGHLAGQDAAGSDRIAAQPDHGEEDA; the protein is encoded by the exons ATGGTGGCGATGGGGTTCGCGGAGGCCCTGCAGGCCTACACGGGCCTCACACCtggggccgccgccaccatcctcgcCCTCATGCTCGCGACCTACCTCCTCGTCTCCTCCCTCTTCGTCGcccccgccgctccctcccccgCGGCGCCTCCCAAGCAGcgggaggagaaggagcaggagggggagaaGGATCCGATGCCGTTCGTGTATCCCGACCCCGTCGAGGTCGGCGAGGTCACGCTCGAGCAGCTCAGGGCGTACGACGGCAAGGACCCCGCCAAGCAGATCCTCATCGCCATCCGGGGCCAGGTCTACGACGTCTCGCGCGGGAG GCTCTTTTATGGCCCTCAGGGACCATACTCCTTGTTTGCCGGGAGGGATGCAACCCGGGCCCTGGCATTGATGTCATTTGACCCTAATGACCTCACTGGGGATTTGGACGGCCTAAGCCCCGATGAGCTGGAGGTGTTGCAAGATTGGGAGGAAAAATTCAAGGAGAGGTACCCGAGGGTGGGTCACCTTGCCGGTCAAGACGCAGCCGGCAGTGACCGCATCGCCGCCCAGCCTGACCATGGGGAAGAGGACGCCTAA